In the Ranitomeya imitator isolate aRanImi1 chromosome 2, aRanImi1.pri, whole genome shotgun sequence genome, atttcgtcaaaaaaatgataatactatTTAccaaccttaaataacaagaattgtcaagagctggtgagtgcagccattttttgttctttcttactattatttattaattgtattattcttacatttgaataaataaagtatatatggattctagactcccgattctttagaatcgggccgccatctagtaagTTATAATTACATTGATCTCTAAACTGACACAAAACACAAAATAGAAGCAATTACTAAAACAAAATACAATGTGAAACATACGTGGACTGTTTGATGAAAAAATTGAAAAGGCCATGTTCTATAGATGGCAAATTTTATACCATATTTACAAGTATTGTCCAAAATCTCCCAGAGATAAGTGTCTGGCTGCCATTTTTCTACATTTCACCTGCTCATTTGGCTGAGTTGCTGGGAGGAATTTGACCTTAGGCCATTCTGTCTGTAAATGATCGACTACAGCAGGAATCATCTTATGGTAAGCTAATGACAACTTCATTAAAGAAAGGTTCTTCGGGCATAAAACGAGCAGTCACAAGAGCaagaaactcattgatgctatGTTAACATCATATAAATATATTTTACTTATACAGGGCATTTTTTATAATAATATAAACGTTCTTTCATTAATTTTtcagtatttattttttacttggTAAATTTTGTCGACGACCAATCCTTCTTTAATACGTCCAGATCTAAATTTTTCTGGTCTTCCTTGGTTCTTACAGGTAAATAACCAAACACTCTCATAGATCCCTTACACATTAGTTGAACTTGGTGGACAAAATTGAAATCAGCAGCAGTCCTCCATTTCTCGATAACCTTTGAGGACACTCTAGAGAAGGGCATGAATCGTTCAGTTCCTCGAATCTCTTCATGAGTGATGTTATGCATCCAttgttccatgtctttagttatcCGAAGTTCAGCAAAATCAAACATTTGTCTCATGCTTTCAACCGGGTATCTGGCCAGATCCTCATGACGGATGACCATATAGCGATCGTTCAAGAACTTGGAGGTTCTGGCCAGCAAATTAATATCAGCCTGAGCTTTACAAATCTTTGCCATGACTTTGCTTATTGTAGTATTCCTGTTCTTAGAAACGACTTCATTTTTAAGTAAAATCCGGTTCTCGATGTTAAGGACAAAGCTTTTCCTTGATAAGGCAACTGCTCGAGGGTCCCTCACTAGATGAATAATCCTTAGATTTAGATTGGGGTCCCGCAAAAGTGGAAGAAGGATGGAAAGATCCAGGATCCTAACTGTTTTCATCACCACATGAGAATACATTTGACAGACATTCAACATTTTATCCATAGAAGAGTTCACACATCGGAGAAAACAGTTTTGCCTGTTATAGCCTTCAGATGGGATATAGGCAGTGCAAGCTGGTGGGGTGCAAAGAGCTCGACTTTCTGCAAAGAACCCAATCTCCGAAATGTATTTTCCTCCTTTTGGAAGGTAATGTTGGAGGGGGGAGAAATCACATGTGAAGAAAGAATGGAGGAGATCCCTCACTGCATAATGAAGAAGCTCTGAACTTTCGTCTCGAAACTTCATCCACACAGCATGACCAGGCTCGAAAAGGTAGAAGACATTCTCGTGGTGGTTGAAGATCTGTCCAAGGAGCGAAGAACCGGATCTCCAAGAAGAAATAatgaggacgtggacgggctttgcTTCGGAAGAAGAGAAGGAAGAAGTACAAGAGGATTTGCTAAAGAGGAATTGTGAAATGCTCAAGAGTGAACAAGACATAAAAAGTAATAAAATCACAAAATGAAAGCGTAGATTCATCACGTGGGAGATTCTTGGGATCATGGAAAGAGGAGAAAGGAGGACTGAAAGAAACGAGGCCTGAGAAGCTGAAGAAACGTCTCCCGGGAATTCATTTACAAAGAAATCACTGAAtaggaggaacaaatggagaagaaGACAAGATTTAAacatttggggaaaaaaaacacaaaaacaaagatTTAGTAACTAAAATCCCCAAAATATTAACTAAAATTAGAAATTTAGAATCAGAATTCTGCAGTTAGTAACTTTCTACGAAGATTCATGCCCGTACCTTTTGGAGACTTTTCGAAGGCAGCTGCATAATGTCTAAACTGTCCGGACCATAAATGAGGACTGCAGTTTTTCATTAACAAGAGAGATAGCAGAATAGTCCATAAAACCTG is a window encoding:
- the LOC138661495 gene encoding carbohydrate sulfotransferase 4-like; the encoded protein is MIPRISHVMNLRFHFVILLLFMSCSLLSISQFLFSKSSCTSSFSSSEAKPVHVLIISSWRSGSSLLGQIFNHHENVFYLFEPGHAVWMKFRDESSELLHYAVRDLLHSFFTCDFSPLQHYLPKGGKYISEIGFFAESRALCTPPACTAYIPSEGYNRQNCFLRCVNSSMDKMLNVCQMYSHVVMKTVRILDLSILLPLLRDPNLNLRIIHLVRDPRAVALSRKSFVLNIENRILLKNEVVSKNRNTTISKVMAKICKAQADINLLARTSKFLNDRYMVIRHEDLARYPVESMRQMFDFAELRITKDMEQWMHNITHEEIRGTERFMPFSRVSSKVIEKWRTAADFNFVHQVQLMCKGSMRVFGYLPVRTKEDQKNLDLDVLKKDWSSTKFTK